A single region of the Nisaea sediminum genome encodes:
- a CDS encoding GtrA family protein, with protein MIAPGTVKRFLKFGIVGCGGFVVDSAALLFASALLGLDPYSGRILSFLAAATFTWYANRKFTFADRNSTSPLVEWARFLAANATGMVANFLAYGLVIALFGTEPWVLVGAVAAGSLSGMVLNFTLSARFVFRG; from the coding sequence ATGATCGCGCCCGGGACCGTCAAACGCTTCCTGAAGTTCGGCATTGTCGGTTGCGGAGGTTTCGTCGTCGACAGTGCCGCGCTTCTGTTCGCGAGCGCTCTGCTCGGTCTCGACCCCTATTCCGGCCGCATCCTCTCGTTTCTCGCGGCGGCGACCTTCACCTGGTATGCAAACCGGAAATTCACCTTCGCCGACCGGAACTCGACGTCCCCGCTCGTTGAATGGGCGCGGTTCCTCGCGGCCAATGCGACCGGCATGGTGGCCAACTTCCTCGCCTACGGACTGGTCATTGCCCTCTTCGGCACCGAACCCTGGGTCCTGGTCGGTGCCGTCGCGGCCGGGTCGCTCTCCGGCATGGTGCTGAATTTCACCCTCTCGGCGCGCTTCGTCTTCCGCGGCTAG
- a CDS encoding GSCFA domain-containing protein: MIDLGDGIIPENQLSLVQHFSALIIEGRLDQAQMLLNSLISANRFRSVNHVHNQLYRDVDASTATRGKRSIWDKDITRYQNSTGWIRQFFDDCFSPEEKSAIADISITRASSVASIGSCFATNISKHLRDQGMQNVHTLRVEEAVNSPRLIDLYLNPEKISDHEKKIWDDRFSVDSQNILNGLKNMDLLVLTFGVGFDFIDREGNILIDPTNLSQRLRDNEISLQAPTPGQQTEYIKSCIRKISETNPDLPVFVTLSPVPLSGFHGDYHVAVANTLSKANLAIAIQSARQETPFFYLPTFEIVTALYGMVENVPTWGEDGTSRHPKNPVIKDICSAFVDYLGLQN; the protein is encoded by the coding sequence GTGATCGATCTCGGCGACGGGATTATTCCGGAAAATCAGCTATCGCTTGTTCAGCATTTCTCGGCCTTGATCATCGAAGGACGTCTCGACCAAGCGCAGATGTTGTTGAATTCTCTGATTTCCGCAAATCGATTCCGCAGCGTTAACCACGTTCACAACCAGCTTTACAGGGACGTCGATGCCTCGACCGCAACCCGGGGAAAGCGCTCGATCTGGGACAAGGACATCACCCGCTATCAGAACTCGACAGGCTGGATCCGTCAGTTCTTCGATGATTGTTTCAGCCCGGAAGAGAAATCCGCAATTGCTGACATTTCCATCACCAGAGCCTCATCGGTTGCCAGTATAGGGTCATGCTTCGCCACCAACATCTCGAAGCACCTGCGCGATCAGGGAATGCAGAACGTGCATACCCTGCGCGTTGAAGAAGCTGTCAATTCACCCCGGCTGATCGACCTCTATCTCAATCCCGAGAAAATAAGCGATCACGAAAAGAAGATTTGGGACGACCGGTTCAGCGTCGACTCGCAAAATATCCTGAACGGTCTGAAGAACATGGATCTGCTTGTTCTGACATTCGGGGTGGGATTCGATTTCATCGATCGGGAGGGGAACATCCTGATCGATCCGACAAACCTGTCTCAGCGCCTCAGGGACAATGAGATTTCACTACAGGCTCCAACGCCCGGGCAACAGACCGAATACATCAAATCCTGTATCCGGAAGATCTCGGAGACGAACCCCGATCTTCCGGTATTCGTGACTCTCTCTCCGGTTCCGCTCAGCGGTTTTCACGGAGACTATCATGTCGCGGTGGCAAACACGCTCAGCAAGGCCAATCTGGCAATCGCGATCCAGTCTGCACGACAGGAAACGCCCTTTTTCTACCTTCCGACTTTTGAAATCGTCACGGCCCTCTATGGAATGGTGGAGAATGTCCCGACCTGGGGAGAAGATGGAACCAGCCGGCACCCGAAGAACCCGGTGATCAAGGACATCTGCAGCGCTTTCGTGGATTATCTGGGCCTGCAGAACTGA
- a CDS encoding class I SAM-dependent methyltransferase, with translation MAPKVTAITTFNRKGLEQYGRTAIGSFLQHWPSAVDLVVYSEGFDLEPAARVRSISLNGAAPRLVTFKNHYSKQPMAAGHTKTGYDYNFDAVRFAHKMFAMFAAAATLDTDYLVWLDGDVVTQADVPESFIPEIMEGVFAAYLGRKGMHSETGFLCFDLRHPEAKPFFETMERIYLTGELFKLNAWHDCEVFDVTRTVFEAQGKIRTRDLSADLETLDPFSESCLSAYMSHFKGQPKTEDGAAGQGRIETMNNPRRYEQILRLIEAFKPETIVEVGTWNGRRAIEMARHGLRFGTSIRYTGYDLFEAATPENDSEELNGKSSVTLAAVDAALSAFETANPGFSYRLIRGNSLETLEEQSADFCFIDGGHACETIAHDFSKLRDSKVVVFDDYYLDGADTDAFGCNKLLEAIPHLVLPVTDRFSNGLAIALAVTASPEKLAKIRSLFPHATGKSL, from the coding sequence ATGGCCCCGAAAGTTACAGCGATCACCACCTTCAACAGGAAGGGGCTGGAACAGTACGGGCGCACTGCGATCGGCAGTTTTCTGCAGCACTGGCCGTCCGCAGTGGACCTCGTGGTCTATTCGGAGGGCTTCGATCTCGAGCCTGCGGCTCGCGTCCGCAGCATTTCGTTGAACGGTGCCGCGCCCCGGCTTGTCACCTTCAAGAACCACTACAGCAAGCAGCCCATGGCCGCCGGTCATACGAAGACCGGCTACGACTACAATTTCGACGCCGTCCGCTTCGCGCACAAGATGTTCGCCATGTTCGCGGCCGCCGCGACGCTCGATACCGATTACCTGGTCTGGCTCGACGGCGACGTCGTCACCCAGGCAGACGTTCCGGAAAGCTTCATCCCGGAGATCATGGAAGGCGTCTTCGCCGCCTATCTCGGGCGCAAGGGAATGCACAGCGAGACCGGTTTTCTCTGTTTCGATCTGCGGCATCCGGAAGCGAAACCGTTCTTCGAGACGATGGAGCGGATCTACCTCACCGGCGAACTGTTCAAACTGAACGCCTGGCACGATTGCGAGGTCTTCGATGTGACGCGCACGGTCTTCGAAGCGCAGGGCAAGATCCGGACACGGGACCTGTCGGCCGATCTGGAGACCCTCGACCCGTTCTCCGAGAGTTGCCTGTCTGCCTATATGAGCCACTTCAAGGGCCAGCCGAAGACCGAGGACGGCGCCGCGGGTCAGGGCCGGATCGAGACGATGAACAATCCGCGCCGCTACGAGCAGATCCTCCGTCTGATCGAGGCCTTCAAGCCGGAGACGATCGTCGAGGTCGGAACCTGGAATGGGCGCCGGGCGATCGAGATGGCGCGGCACGGACTGCGCTTCGGGACCAGTATCCGCTACACCGGATACGATCTGTTCGAAGCGGCGACGCCGGAAAACGACTCCGAGGAACTGAACGGCAAGAGCTCGGTAACGCTAGCGGCGGTCGACGCCGCGCTTTCCGCATTCGAAACCGCAAATCCGGGTTTCAGCTACCGTCTCATTCGCGGCAATTCGCTCGAGACGCTCGAAGAACAGAGTGCCGACTTCTGTTTCATTGACGGCGGACACGCCTGCGAGACCATCGCGCACGATTTCTCGAAGCTGAGAGATTCGAAGGTCGTCGTTTTCGACGACTACTATCTGGACGGAGCCGATACCGACGCTTTCGGCTGCAACAAACTGCTTGAAGCCATCCCGCATCTCGTCCTTCCGGTCACCGACAGATTCTCCAACGGCCTCGCCATCGCGCTCGCGGTGACGGCATCGCCGGAGAAGCTGGCCAAGATCAGATCCCTGTTTCCACATGCAACGGGCAAGAGCCTATGA
- a CDS encoding glycosyltransferase yields MTNPSTFPEIAVLIPCFNEAGAIGQTVDAFRQALPDARIFVYDNNSTDETIAVAEQRGAIVRREPLQGKGNVVRRMFADIDADIYLLVDGDATYDASRAPELVQLVARDGNDMVTGTRISEEVKAYRFGHRFGNVLFTELVARIFGRRNSDVFSGYRAFSRRFVKSFPALSQGFEIETELTVHALELRMPVAELETRYSARPEGTASKLSTVRDGFRILGLIARLMTLERPLPTFGLFALLFAIAGMALGVPVITEFFETGLVPRLPTAVLAASMMLLSALSFVLGMTLDGIMHARQEMRRLIYLSLPHRVSDDRASPRT; encoded by the coding sequence ATGACAAATCCTTCCACCTTCCCCGAGATCGCCGTTCTGATCCCCTGCTTCAACGAGGCGGGCGCCATCGGACAGACTGTCGACGCCTTCCGGCAGGCCCTCCCCGATGCGAGGATTTTCGTCTACGACAACAACTCGACCGACGAGACAATCGCTGTCGCCGAACAGCGCGGCGCGATTGTCCGGCGGGAACCGCTGCAGGGGAAAGGCAATGTCGTCCGGCGCATGTTCGCCGACATAGACGCCGATATCTATCTCCTGGTCGACGGCGACGCGACCTATGACGCGTCCCGCGCGCCTGAGCTGGTGCAACTCGTCGCCCGTGACGGCAACGACATGGTGACCGGGACCCGGATTTCGGAGGAAGTTAAGGCCTACAGGTTCGGCCACCGGTTCGGAAACGTCCTTTTCACCGAGCTCGTCGCGCGGATATTCGGGCGGCGGAATTCGGACGTCTTCAGCGGATACCGGGCGTTTTCCCGGCGTTTCGTGAAGTCCTTCCCCGCGCTCTCGCAGGGATTCGAAATCGAGACCGAGCTGACGGTGCACGCGCTGGAACTGCGCATGCCGGTCGCGGAACTCGAAACGCGATACTCCGCCCGCCCGGAAGGCACGGCGAGCAAGCTCTCCACCGTCCGCGACGGCTTCAGGATCCTCGGGCTTATCGCCCGGCTGATGACTCTCGAGCGGCCGTTGCCGACATTCGGACTTTTCGCCCTGCTTTTCGCCATCGCGGGCATGGCTCTCGGCGTTCCGGTCATCACCGAGTTTTTCGAGACCGGACTGGTGCCGCGCCTTCCGACGGCCGTTCTCGCGGCAAGCATGATGCTGCTGTCGGCCCTGAGCTTCGTTCTCGGCATGACGCTCGACGGCATCATGCATGCGCGACAGGAGATGCGCCGGCTGATCTACCTGTCGCTGCCGCACCGGGTTTCGGACGACCGCGCTTCGCCGCGGACCTAG
- a CDS encoding ABCB family ABC transporter ATP-binding protein/permease: protein MPRRPTANLTESDAPATADIQTVKTLLPYLWPKGQFEMRARVVIALLCLALAKGASVYVPILYKDAVDLISGGDKFDFTVLIWIIVAYGLTRLGQQAFAQLREFFFARVAQRAIRMAALKTFRHLHQLSLRFHLDRQTGGISRVIERGTKAIEFLLNFMLFNILPTLFEILLVCGILWAMFDYRYAVVTFGTIGSYILFTTLITEWRLKFRRKMNSMDNRATTRAIDSLLNYETVKYFGNERHEEERFDQSMRSYEDAAVQSRTSLSLVNVGQGGIIAAGLTLVMILAGGDIAAGRATVGDFVMVNTYLIQLYLPLNFLGFVYREIKQSLTDMEQMFRLLDEEREIEDAPDAKELVVEKGQVHFEDVKFGYSAARPILKGISFEVPAGKTVALVGPSGAGKSTISRLLFRFYDIDDGAVLIDGQDIRSVTQDSLRRAIGIVPQDTVLFNDTIFYNIAYGRPSASREEVEEAAKHASIHDFVMSLPDGYETTVGERGLKLSGGEKQRVAIARTLLKRPKIFLFDEATSALDSHTEKAIQSSLSEVSQNYTTLVIAHRLSTVIDAHEIIVLRDGEIAERGSHSDLLEQGGVYAAMWREQMREEDTKKEIVFVRGAAGAVGS, encoded by the coding sequence ATGCCCCGCCGCCCGACCGCGAACCTCACCGAATCCGACGCTCCCGCGACGGCCGATATCCAGACGGTGAAGACGCTCTTGCCATATCTCTGGCCGAAAGGGCAGTTCGAGATGCGCGCGCGCGTGGTGATCGCATTGCTCTGTCTGGCACTGGCCAAGGGCGCGTCGGTCTATGTCCCGATCCTCTACAAGGACGCCGTCGACCTGATTTCCGGCGGCGACAAGTTCGACTTCACTGTCCTGATCTGGATCATCGTCGCCTACGGCCTGACGCGGCTGGGGCAGCAGGCTTTCGCCCAGCTTCGCGAGTTCTTCTTCGCGCGCGTCGCCCAGCGGGCGATCCGAATGGCGGCGCTGAAGACCTTCCGGCACCTGCATCAGCTTTCCCTGCGATTCCATCTCGACCGGCAGACCGGCGGGATCTCGCGGGTCATCGAACGCGGCACCAAGGCGATCGAGTTCCTGCTGAACTTCATGCTGTTCAACATCCTGCCGACGCTGTTCGAGATCCTGCTGGTCTGCGGCATCCTCTGGGCGATGTTCGACTACCGCTATGCGGTGGTCACCTTCGGGACGATAGGTTCCTACATTCTCTTCACCACTCTGATCACCGAATGGCGCCTGAAGTTCCGGCGGAAGATGAACTCGATGGACAACCGGGCGACGACGCGGGCCATCGACAGTCTGTTGAACTACGAGACGGTGAAGTATTTCGGCAACGAGCGGCACGAGGAGGAGCGTTTCGACCAGTCCATGCGCTCCTACGAGGACGCGGCGGTGCAGAGCCGGACCAGCCTCTCGCTGGTCAATGTCGGGCAGGGCGGGATCATCGCCGCGGGCCTGACGTTGGTGATGATCCTAGCTGGCGGAGACATCGCGGCGGGACGAGCGACGGTGGGCGATTTCGTGATGGTGAACACCTACCTGATCCAGCTTTACCTGCCGCTCAACTTCCTCGGCTTCGTCTATCGCGAGATCAAGCAGTCGCTGACCGACATGGAGCAGATGTTCCGTCTGCTCGACGAGGAGCGGGAAATCGAGGATGCGCCGGACGCGAAGGAACTTGTGGTCGAGAAGGGGCAGGTGCACTTCGAGGACGTGAAGTTCGGCTATTCCGCCGCGCGGCCGATCCTGAAGGGGATCAGCTTCGAGGTGCCGGCTGGCAAGACGGTGGCGCTGGTCGGGCCGAGCGGCGCCGGTAAGTCGACGATCTCCCGCCTGCTGTTCCGCTTCTACGATATCGACGACGGCGCGGTCCTGATCGACGGGCAGGATATCCGCAGCGTGACCCAGGACAGTCTCCGCCGCGCCATCGGTATCGTTCCGCAGGACACGGTGCTGTTCAACGATACGATCTTCTACAACATCGCCTATGGCCGCCCTTCGGCGAGCCGAGAGGAGGTCGAGGAAGCGGCGAAGCATGCGAGCATCCACGATTTCGTCATGAGCCTTCCGGACGGCTATGAGACGACTGTCGGCGAGCGCGGCCTGAAGCTCTCGGGCGGGGAGAAGCAGCGTGTGGCGATTGCCAGGACGCTGCTGAAACGGCCGAAGATCTTCCTCTTCGACGAGGCGACCTCCGCCCTCGACAGCCATACCGAGAAGGCGATCCAGAGCAGTCTTTCCGAGGTCAGCCAGAATTATACCACGCTAGTCATCGCGCACCGGCTCTCGACTGTGATCGATGCGCACGAGATCATCGTGCTGCGCGATGGAGAAATCGCCGAACGGGGCAGTCACAGCGACCTTTTGGAGCAGGGCGGTGTTTACGCGGCGATGTGGCGTGAACAGATGCGGGAAGAGGACACGAAGAAAGAAATTGTATTCGTCAGAGGGGCCGCGGGCGCGGTTGGGTCGTAG
- a CDS encoding transketolase-like TK C-terminal-containing protein, which yields MGLVEPQNKIETLRELEKKVLWLAMWMIHNANHIRPSRDGIKVGGHQASCASVATLMTALYFDVLKPQDRVAVKPHASPVFHAIQYMVGRQDQSALERFRALGGAQSYPSRTKDRDEVDFSTGSVGLGVAMTLFASMVQDYVRLHHLIQDQGLQQQPAGRMISIMGDAELDEGNIYEAMLEGWKYDVRNLWWVIDYNRQSLDGVVSDGLFQKIRQFFGTVDWNVNMLKYGKKLQRVFELPGGDVLENWIDECPNDLYSALTFKGQAGGSGTWRDHLKKDLHGVKGIKAILDDHDDKALHELMTNLAGHDMESVLESFHGVKDDGPQCFIAYTVKGFNTPLAGHKDNHAGLMTPEQMELFRSGMGVPEGGEWDPFAHLDMPKEEVRDYVAGVSFNRGGSRVHLADKVELPDSLAIKRQAKTSTQQAFGAVLNELARGNSALASRLVTTSPDVTVSTNLGPWVNQRGIFSLDMRNDVFRDEKVASAQKWLRHGGGQHFELGIAESNLFIMLAALGLSGPLFGTRLLPVGTLYDPFIQRGLDSLNYACYQGARFMVVATPSGISLAPEGGAHQSVSTPLIGMGQPGLTSFEPAHADELAEIMRWSFAHMQAEDGGAVYLRLSTRPLQQPEREIDAELRDDIVSGGYWLREPAHDAPAVIVFTGAVVPEVLQACEMLEEELPGVGVLAVTSADRLYSGWQSRIRRPEAPKSHLEKLMGDLGPDVRIVTVQDGHPANLSWIGSALGRRLFPLGVTTFGQSGDLPDLYQTHGIDAEAIMDAVAAACVDTARGTPMAV from the coding sequence ATGGGCCTCGTGGAACCGCAAAACAAGATCGAGACCCTGCGTGAGCTGGAGAAGAAAGTCCTCTGGCTGGCGATGTGGATGATCCACAACGCCAATCATATCCGGCCCTCGCGCGACGGTATAAAGGTCGGGGGGCACCAGGCGTCCTGCGCTTCCGTCGCGACCCTCATGACGGCGCTTTATTTCGACGTCCTGAAGCCGCAGGACCGGGTCGCGGTGAAGCCGCATGCGAGCCCGGTCTTCCATGCCATCCAGTACATGGTGGGGCGGCAGGACCAGTCGGCGCTGGAGCGCTTCCGGGCGCTCGGCGGCGCGCAGTCCTATCCCTCGCGGACCAAGGACCGGGACGAGGTCGATTTCTCCACCGGCTCCGTCGGCCTCGGCGTCGCGATGACGCTCTTCGCCTCCATGGTGCAGGACTATGTCCGCCTGCATCACCTGATCCAGGACCAGGGCCTGCAGCAGCAGCCGGCGGGCCGCATGATCTCCATCATGGGCGATGCGGAGCTCGACGAGGGCAATATCTACGAGGCCATGCTCGAGGGCTGGAAATACGATGTCCGGAACCTCTGGTGGGTGATCGACTACAACCGCCAGAGTCTCGACGGCGTGGTCTCCGACGGGCTGTTCCAGAAGATCCGGCAGTTCTTCGGAACCGTCGACTGGAACGTCAACATGCTGAAATACGGCAAGAAGCTGCAGCGCGTGTTCGAGCTTCCGGGCGGCGATGTGCTGGAGAACTGGATCGACGAGTGTCCGAACGATCTTTACAGCGCGCTGACCTTCAAGGGACAGGCAGGCGGCAGCGGAACCTGGCGCGACCACCTGAAGAAGGACCTGCACGGCGTGAAGGGGATCAAGGCGATCCTCGACGATCATGACGACAAGGCGCTGCACGAGTTGATGACGAACCTCGCCGGGCACGACATGGAGTCGGTGCTGGAGAGCTTCCACGGGGTCAAGGACGACGGTCCGCAATGTTTCATCGCCTACACCGTGAAGGGCTTCAACACGCCGCTCGCGGGCCACAAGGACAACCATGCGGGTCTGATGACGCCCGAACAGATGGAACTGTTCCGCTCTGGCATGGGCGTGCCGGAGGGTGGAGAGTGGGACCCGTTCGCACATCTCGACATGCCGAAGGAAGAGGTTCGCGACTATGTCGCCGGGGTTTCCTTCAACCGCGGTGGCTCGCGGGTGCATCTGGCCGACAAGGTGGAACTGCCGGACAGTCTCGCCATCAAGCGACAGGCGAAGACCTCGACGCAGCAGGCTTTCGGCGCGGTGCTGAACGAGCTGGCGCGCGGCAATTCGGCGCTCGCCTCGCGCCTTGTCACGACCTCGCCCGACGTCACGGTATCGACTAATCTCGGCCCTTGGGTGAACCAGCGCGGCATCTTCAGCCTCGATATGCGGAACGACGTCTTCCGCGACGAGAAGGTGGCCTCCGCGCAGAAATGGCTCCGTCACGGCGGCGGCCAGCATTTCGAACTCGGCATCGCGGAGAGCAATCTTTTCATCATGCTGGCGGCGCTCGGCCTCTCGGGGCCGCTCTTCGGGACGCGGCTGCTCCCGGTCGGCACGCTCTACGATCCCTTTATCCAGCGCGGGCTCGATAGCTTGAATTACGCCTGCTACCAGGGTGCCAGGTTCATGGTTGTGGCGACTCCGTCCGGCATTTCTCTCGCGCCGGAAGGCGGCGCGCACCAGTCGGTCTCGACGCCGCTGATCGGTATGGGGCAGCCGGGCCTGACCAGCTTCGAGCCGGCCCATGCGGACGAGCTGGCGGAGATCATGCGCTGGAGCTTCGCGCATATGCAGGCGGAGGATGGCGGCGCGGTCTATCTCCGGCTGTCGACCCGGCCGCTGCAGCAGCCGGAGCGAGAGATCGATGCGGAGCTGCGCGACGACATCGTCTCCGGTGGCTACTGGCTGCGCGAGCCGGCGCATGACGCCCCGGCTGTGATCGTCTTCACCGGTGCGGTGGTCCCGGAAGTGCTGCAGGCCTGCGAGATGCTGGAAGAGGAACTGCCGGGCGTTGGCGTGCTCGCGGTCACCAGCGCCGACAGGCTCTATAGCGGCTGGCAATCCCGTATCCGCCGCCCGGAGGCGCCGAAATCGCATCTGGAAAAGCTGATGGGCGATCTCGGACCGGACGTCCGCATCGTCACCGTGCAGGATGGCCATCCGGCGAATCTCAGCTGGATCGGCAGCGCGCTCGGCCGGCGGTTGTTCCCGCTCGGTGTCACCACCTTCGGCCAGTCCGGCGACCTTCCGGATCTCTATCAGACCCACGGCATCGATGCCGAGGCGATCATGGATGCGGTGGCGGCGGCCTGCGTGGATACCGCGCGGGGCACGCCAATGGCGGTCTAG
- a CDS encoding GDP-mannose 4,6-dehydratase: protein MKTALITGITGQDGAYLARHLLNEGYRVVGTRRRSASTNTGRLDELGITDRVEIATIEMLEFGSILSALQESQPDEIYNLAAQSFVGASFGQPIFTMEANAVAVYRLLEAIRIVNPEARLYQASTSEMFGGISADSLNETSRFYPKSPYAVSKVAAHMATTNYREAHGMFCCNGILFNHESPLRGAEFVTRKITTNLARIALGDERPLTLGNIDARRDWGYAEDYCRGMHLMMTRGEASDYVLATGVSISVRDFFQHAAEALGMEIIFEGEGAAEVAHDRKTGKCVLRIDPDQYRPAEVNTLIGDASKARRELGWTPIISVAELAEIMVRKDYDRLKKGEAIL, encoded by the coding sequence ATGAAGACCGCTCTCATCACCGGCATCACCGGTCAGGACGGCGCCTATCTCGCCCGGCACCTTCTCAACGAAGGCTACAGGGTGGTGGGAACGCGCCGGCGCTCGGCGAGCACCAACACCGGGCGCCTCGACGAACTCGGCATCACCGACCGGGTCGAGATCGCGACCATCGAGATGCTGGAATTCGGCAGCATCCTCTCCGCCCTGCAGGAGAGCCAGCCGGACGAGATCTACAATCTCGCGGCCCAGAGCTTCGTCGGCGCGTCTTTCGGGCAGCCGATCTTCACGATGGAAGCCAATGCCGTCGCGGTCTACCGGCTCCTCGAGGCCATACGGATCGTCAACCCGGAGGCCCGACTTTACCAGGCCTCCACCTCGGAGATGTTCGGCGGCATCAGCGCCGACAGCCTGAACGAGACCTCCCGCTTCTATCCGAAAAGCCCCTATGCGGTCTCCAAGGTGGCCGCGCATATGGCGACCACGAATTACCGCGAGGCGCACGGGATGTTCTGCTGCAACGGCATCCTGTTCAATCACGAGTCCCCGCTGCGCGGCGCGGAATTCGTGACCCGCAAGATCACGACCAACCTGGCCCGCATCGCCCTCGGCGACGAGCGGCCGCTGACGCTCGGCAACATCGACGCCCGGCGCGATTGGGGATATGCGGAAGACTATTGCCGCGGCATGCATCTGATGATGACGCGCGGTGAAGCGTCCGATTATGTGCTCGCCACCGGCGTCAGCATCAGCGTCCGCGACTTTTTCCAACATGCCGCCGAGGCGCTCGGGATGGAGATCATCTTCGAGGGCGAAGGTGCGGCTGAGGTCGCGCACGACCGCAAGACCGGCAAATGCGTACTGAGAATCGATCCGGATCAGTACAGACCGGCAGAGGTGAATACGCTTATTGGCGACGCCTCGAAAGCACGGCGTGAACTCGGCTGGACTCCGATCATCTCTGTTGCTGAGCTCGCAGAAATTATGGTTCGCAAAGATTACGACAGGCTCAAGAAAGGCGAGGCGATACTTTGA